A single region of the Cucumis melo cultivar AY chromosome 3, USDA_Cmelo_AY_1.0, whole genome shotgun sequence genome encodes:
- the LOC103496432 gene encoding synaptotagmin-3 isoform X3, with product MLWKKLFLKFHCGLSTLILIGLENCGGVDWLNKFIAAMWPYLDKAICSSIRGMSKPMFAEYIGKFQIQSIEFESLLLGTLPPKLYGIKVHDTNENEIVMETAIKWAGNPNIVLILRLFSLQIRIQLVDLQIFAAPRVALKPLVPAFPCFANIVVSLLEKPHIDFGMKILGGDIMSIPGLYQFVQETIRKQVSNLYLWPHVFEIPILDASVAATKKPVGILHVNVVKASKLSKMDLLGTSDPYVKLSLSGERLPSKKTTIKMNNLNPIWNEKFKLVVKDPESQVLQLQVYDWDKVGGHDRLGMQLVPLKVLTPYETKELTLDLLKNTNINDHQNKKPRGQLVVELKFTPFREESSKFSSQLDGCRSMVSRDERDLQDDFVGGAGLLSVKIQGAASVEGKRHSNPYAVMHFRGEKKKTKMVKKCRDPVWNETFEFMLEEPPLEEKIHIEVRSRKSSRFSFFSKESLGHVEINLGDVVHNGRINTKYHLINSRHGMIHVEIKWTVA from the exons GCTATTTGTTCTAGCATAAGAGGAATGTCTAAACCAATGTTTGCTGAGTATATTGGCAAGTTTCAAATCCAATCTATTGAGTTTGAGAGTTTACTTCTTGGAACTCTTCCTCCCAAGCTTTATG GTATCAAAGTGCATGATACCAACGAGAATGAAATAGTCATGGAAACTGCAATCAAATGGGCTGGGAACCCTAATATAGTATTGATATTGAGACTTTTTTCATTGCAAATAAGAATTCAG TTAGTAGATCTGCAAATTTTCGCAGCACCTCGGGTAGCTTTGAAGCCTCTAGTGCCTGCTTTTCCTTGTTTTGCCAACATTGTTGTGTCTTTATTGGAGAAG CCGCATATAGATTTTGGCATGAAAATACTAGGAGGCGATATCATGTCCATACCTGGCCTCTATCAATTTGTTCAG GAGACTATCAGAAAACAAGTTTCCAATCTCTATCTTTGGCCCCATGTCTTTGAGATACCGATTCTTGATGCATCAGT AGCGGCAACGAAAAAGCCAGTGGGAATACTACATGTGAACGTCGTCAAGGCTTCAAAGCTTTCAAAGATGGACTTGTTGGGAACATCAGATCCATACGTTAAACTCAGTCTAAGTGGAGAACGACTACCTTCAAAGAAAACCACCATTAAGATGAATAACTTAAATCCAATTTGGAATGAGAAGTTCAAGCTTGTTGTGAAGGATCCAGAATCTCAAGTTCTTCAGTTGCAAGTCTATGATTGGGACAAG GTTGGAGGACATGACAGGTTAGGAATGCAGCTAGTCCCCTTAAAAGTACTTACACCCTATGAGACGAAGGAACTAACGCTCGACTTACTGAAGAACACGAACATAAACGATCATCAAAACAAGAAACCGAGAGGACAACTTGTGGTTGAGTTGAAGTTTACTCCTTTCAGAGAAGAAAGCAGCAAGTTCAGTAGTCAGTTAGATGGATGCCGAAGTATGGTAAGTCGAGACGAAAGAGATTTACAAGATGATTTTGTAGGTGGAGCGGGGTTGTTGTCGGTTAAAATCCAAGGGGCGGCAAGTGTGGAGGGGAAACGACATAGTAATCCTTATGCAGTAATGCATTTTagaggagaaaagaagaaaacgaag ATGGTGAAGAAATGCCGTGACCCGGTTTGGAATGAAACTTTCGAGTTCATGCTTGAGGAGCCTCCATTAGAAGAAAAGATCCATATTGAGGTCAGAAGTAGGAAGAGCAGTCGTTTCAGTTTTTTCTCAAAG GAATCATTGGGACACGTAGAGATTAATCTGGGCGATGTTGTGCACAATGGACGCATCAACACGAAGTATCATCTGATCAATTCAAGACATGGAATGATACATGTTGAGATAAAGTGGACAGTGGCTTGA
- the LOC103496432 gene encoding synaptotagmin-3 isoform X4: MWPYLDKAICSSIRGMSKPMFAEYIGKFQIQSIEFESLLLGTLPPKLYGIKVHDTNENEIVMETAIKWAGNPNIVLILRLFSLQIRIQLVDLQIFAAPRVALKPLVPAFPCFANIVVSLLEKPHIDFGMKILGGDIMSIPGLYQFVQETIRKQVSNLYLWPHVFEIPILDASVAATKKPVGILHVNVVKASKLSKMDLLGTSDPYVKLSLSGERLPSKKTTIKMNNLNPIWNEKFKLVVKDPESQVLQLQVYDWDKVGGHDRLGMQLVPLKVLTPYETKELTLDLLKNTNINDHQNKKPRGQLVVELKFTPFREESSKFSSQLDGCRSMVSRDERDLQDDFVGGAGLLSVKIQGAASVEGKRHSNPYAVMHFRGEKKKTKMVKKCRDPVWNETFEFMLEEPPLEEKIHIEVRSRKSSRFSFFSKESLGHVEINLGDVVHNGRINTKYHLINSRHGMIHVEIKWTVA, from the exons GCTATTTGTTCTAGCATAAGAGGAATGTCTAAACCAATGTTTGCTGAGTATATTGGCAAGTTTCAAATCCAATCTATTGAGTTTGAGAGTTTACTTCTTGGAACTCTTCCTCCCAAGCTTTATG GTATCAAAGTGCATGATACCAACGAGAATGAAATAGTCATGGAAACTGCAATCAAATGGGCTGGGAACCCTAATATAGTATTGATATTGAGACTTTTTTCATTGCAAATAAGAATTCAG TTAGTAGATCTGCAAATTTTCGCAGCACCTCGGGTAGCTTTGAAGCCTCTAGTGCCTGCTTTTCCTTGTTTTGCCAACATTGTTGTGTCTTTATTGGAGAAG CCGCATATAGATTTTGGCATGAAAATACTAGGAGGCGATATCATGTCCATACCTGGCCTCTATCAATTTGTTCAG GAGACTATCAGAAAACAAGTTTCCAATCTCTATCTTTGGCCCCATGTCTTTGAGATACCGATTCTTGATGCATCAGT AGCGGCAACGAAAAAGCCAGTGGGAATACTACATGTGAACGTCGTCAAGGCTTCAAAGCTTTCAAAGATGGACTTGTTGGGAACATCAGATCCATACGTTAAACTCAGTCTAAGTGGAGAACGACTACCTTCAAAGAAAACCACCATTAAGATGAATAACTTAAATCCAATTTGGAATGAGAAGTTCAAGCTTGTTGTGAAGGATCCAGAATCTCAAGTTCTTCAGTTGCAAGTCTATGATTGGGACAAG GTTGGAGGACATGACAGGTTAGGAATGCAGCTAGTCCCCTTAAAAGTACTTACACCCTATGAGACGAAGGAACTAACGCTCGACTTACTGAAGAACACGAACATAAACGATCATCAAAACAAGAAACCGAGAGGACAACTTGTGGTTGAGTTGAAGTTTACTCCTTTCAGAGAAGAAAGCAGCAAGTTCAGTAGTCAGTTAGATGGATGCCGAAGTATGGTAAGTCGAGACGAAAGAGATTTACAAGATGATTTTGTAGGTGGAGCGGGGTTGTTGTCGGTTAAAATCCAAGGGGCGGCAAGTGTGGAGGGGAAACGACATAGTAATCCTTATGCAGTAATGCATTTTagaggagaaaagaagaaaacgaag ATGGTGAAGAAATGCCGTGACCCGGTTTGGAATGAAACTTTCGAGTTCATGCTTGAGGAGCCTCCATTAGAAGAAAAGATCCATATTGAGGTCAGAAGTAGGAAGAGCAGTCGTTTCAGTTTTTTCTCAAAG GAATCATTGGGACACGTAGAGATTAATCTGGGCGATGTTGTGCACAATGGACGCATCAACACGAAGTATCATCTGATCAATTCAAGACATGGAATGATACATGTTGAGATAAAGTGGACAGTGGCTTGA